Proteins encoded together in one Telopea speciosissima isolate NSW1024214 ecotype Mountain lineage chromosome 4, Tspe_v1, whole genome shotgun sequence window:
- the LOC122658156 gene encoding late embryogenesis abundant protein-like has translation MPYLRDEFGNPVRLTDEHGNPVQLKDEYGNPIYQTGDTTGAYGYATTGQHESVPTTGMGTGAQGYGSAPMAGTTGVGTGHQQVHRSGSSSSSSSEDDGQGGRRKKKSIKEKIKEKLPGKGHKGEQHTTTTTTGTTTTTTRHEKGLMKKIKEKLPGHHNN, from the exons ATGCCGTATTTGAGAGACGAGTTTGGGAATCCGGTTCGTCTCACGGACGAACACGGAAACCCAGTCCAGCTCAAGGACGAGTACGGTAACCCTATCTACCAGACAGGAGACACCACTGGTGCTTATGGGTATGCTACAACGGGGCAGCACGAGTCGGTCCCAACCACCGGAATGGGGACTGGCGCTCAAGGGTACGGCAGTGCGCCAATGGCTGGCACCACCGGGGTCGGTACTGGGCACCAGCAAGTGCATCGCTCTGGAAGCTCCAGCTCTAGCTCC TCTGAGGACGATGGACAAggtgggaggaggaagaagaagagtataaaggagaaaataaaagagaagttgCCTGGTAAGGGGCACAAGGGGGAGCAgcacaccaccaccaccaccaccggtACCACTACTACTACCACA CGTCATGAGAAGGGGTTGATGAAGAAGATAAAGGAGAAACTCCCTGGCCACCACAACAACTAA
- the LOC122657434 gene encoding bifunctional phosphatase IMPL2, chloroplastic-like, which translates to MLSKAQVLLQNNLKLLPSSLLISPKSFRSNRSVRFSDNHWASTLEVTAPRWRTSASSIMNPDQNNLHNGIETVRLGFEDQLHRFVDVANKLADASGAVIRTYFRKSFDILDKDDLSPVTIADREAEESMVSIIQENFPSHAIFGEENGWRCKEKSADYVWVLDPIDGTKSFITGKPLFGTLIALLYKGKPILGIIDQPVLKERWIGVSGSRTTLNGEEVSTRSCAKLSQAYLYTTSPHLFSGGAEEAFARVRSKVKVPLYGCDCYAYALLASGFVDLVIESGLKPYDFLSLIPVIEGAGGVITDWSGHQLFWEASSVSQATSFNVVAAGDKHLHQLALDSLEWQ; encoded by the exons ATGCTTTCTAAGGCTCAAGTTTTACTCCAGAATAATCTTAAATTACTTCCTTCATCTCTTCTGATTTCGCCCAAGTCCTTCCGCAGCAATCGGAGCGTTCGGTTCTCAGATAATCATTGGGCCTCAACCCTCGAAGTTACAGCTCCGCGTTGGAGAACATCTGCCTCTTCGATTATGAACCCTGACCAGAACAATCTCCACAATGGGATCGAAACCGTTCGGTTAGGTTTCGAAGACCAACTCCACCGGTTTGTCGATGTCGCCAATAAGCTTGCAGATGCCTCCGGAGCAGTTATTCGCACTTACTTCCGCAAAAGCTTCGATATTCTCGACAAGGACGACTTGA GTCCTGTAACGATCGCTGATAGAGAGGCCGAGGAGTCTATGGTTTCAATAATACAAGAGAATTTTCCATCTCATGCAAT ttttggagaggagaatgGTTGGAGGTGTAAAGAGAAATCTGCTGACTACGTTTGGGTATTAGATCCTATAGATGGGACGAAGAGTTTCATTACAG GAAAGCCATTGTTTGGAACTCTTATTGCTCTTCTATACAAGGGAAAACCG ATTCTTGGCATAATTGATCAGCCTGTTCTAAAAGAGAGATGGATTGGGGTGAGTGGGAGTAGAACTACGTTAAACGGAGAAGAAGTCTCTACACGCTCCTGTGCAAAACTTTCCCAGGCATATTT GTACACTACAAGCCCACATCTCTTCAGCGGAGGTGCTGAAGAGGCATTTGCTCGTGTTAGAAGTAAG GTGAAAGTACCACTATATGGTTGTGACTGTTATGCCTATGCTCTTTTGGCTTCTGGTTTTGTGGATCTTGTTATTGAGTCTGGTCTTAAG CCATATGATTTTCTGTCACTGATACCGGTTATAGAAGGTGCTGGAGGAGTGATAACTGATTGGAGTGGACATCAACTTTTCTGGGAGGCCTCTTCAGTTTCCCAAGCAACAA GTTTCAATGTGGTGGCAGCTGGAGATAAACACCTTCACCAACTGGCTCTAGATTCACTAGAATGGCAGTAA